One Danio rerio strain Tuebingen ecotype United States chromosome 22, GRCz12tu, whole genome shotgun sequence genomic window carries:
- the abi3bpb gene encoding ABI family, member 3 (NESH) binding protein b precursor (The RefSeq protein has 1 substitution compared to this genomic sequence) codes for MAGSTVLHLGFLLTLAGILLFACSSAQRVRVRRQNMKVRINATGDTIVLKFVRPNPDVKLEGYILGYGSSMFSKQFIQLPENGEPYETEIDAEPKYLVAVQPMPTNDVKKHCTGKVNLEKPLHLVIDSVTPTSVLLSWGTYLKTPYEGNIMNDCLEEGHYTIRYRERNRKWIYQTCSTSDTVIDNLKPNTPYEFGVRPNKDDRSGMWSKPVIHNTNMGDKIMQINYKHNRPIAKPLGGPHSPFPLRPVPNNISHPVPSKNTGIFGGPKTSFAPPMGQQGTVAAPRANEPKWPQLPLDTDSHVRNDSSQLVEIPRILPQLLPTKPFRSSATPTPQSLTSSTRAPLHGHPQNKAPSATQMPHGSSGKNIRGDISSLPSKPANSVLTVTTRNQTSLGRNPFSFSNGMRHSPPRLGDPSRRHGGSSAGRPNNALKNPNVVGMHERIGKDMKPDVNQDKASILMPKLPPVTAKPSKPKTTSAPSVTAPKYETWENSSSFSPVPASKVDAMGKERYIAPHVVYKTDKKPDEPCSITTSLTYFPEEEGGEQNVTNPPKTAPSNLTVVTVEGCPSFIILDWEKTDNETTEYEVISTTKGPDGEQVSILTTNQTHTAVENLKPESSYEFKVKPKNELGEGPSSEPVSFSTESADPRVSENVSGKDAIWTQFPFKTDSYSECNGKQYVKRTWYRKFVGVQLCNSLRYKIYLSDSLNGKFHNIGDQTGFGEDHCQFVDSFLDGRTGTQLPADQLPSRPGFYRAMRQEPVHFGQIGGNSHVNYVAWYECGTPIPGKW; via the exons ATGGCAGGCAGTACTGTCCTTCACTTGGGCTTCCTTCTGACGCTCGCAGGAATTCTCCTCTTCGCATGCAGTTCCGCACAAAGAGTTAGAG TAAGAAGACAAAATATGAAGGTTCGCATCAATGCCACCGGAGATACAATTGTTTTGAAGTTTGTTCGACCCAACCCTGATGTCAAACTTGAAGGCTACATCTTAGGCTATGGCTCCAGCATGTTCTCCAAACAGTTCATCCAGCTTCCAGAAAACGGAGAACCCTATGAGACAGAGATTG ATGCCGAGCCTAAGTACCTTGTGGCTGTTCAGCCAATGCCAACCAATGATGTTAAGAAGCACTGCACAG GTAAAGTGAACCTGGAGAAACCTCTTCACCTGGTGATTGATTCTGTCACACCAACATCTGTGCTTTTATCCTGGGGAACCTACTTAAAGACACCCTATGAGGGAAACATCATGAACGACTGCTTGGAGGAAGG GCACTACACCATACGCTACAGAGAAAGAAACAGGAAGTGGATCTACCAGACCTGCTCCACCTCTGATACCGTGATTGACAACCTCAAGCCCAACACACCCTATGAATTTGGTGTCCGACCCAACAAAGATGACCGAAGTGGAATGTGGAGTAAGCCAGTGATCCACAACACCAACATGGGAG ataaaatcaTGCAGATAAACTACAAGCACAACAGACCAATTGCGAAACCTTTG GGTGGACCTCACAGCCCGTTCCCACTTCGACCTG TTCCCAACAACATAAGCCACCCAGTGCCATCCAAAAACACAGGCATTTTTGGAGGTCCCAAGACATCTTTTG CGCCTCCAATGGGCCAGCAAGGAACTGTGGCTGCTCCAAGAGCCAATGAGCCAAAATGGCCTCAGCTCCCATTGG ATACAGACAGTCATGTTAGAAATGACTCCTCTCAGCTGGTGGAGATCCCCCGCATCCTTCCCCAACTCCTACCCACTAAACCCTTTCGTTCTTCAGCTTCCCCAACTCCCCAATCCCTTACCAGCAGTACCCGGGCACCCCTACATGGACATCCTCAAAACAAGGCACCTAGTGCCACTCAGATGCCACATGGTTCCTCTG GTAAGAACATCCGGGGAGACATCTCTTCTCTTCCATCCAAACCTGCCAATTCAGTCCTAACAGTGACCACCAGGAACCAGACATCACTGGGCAGAAACCCTTTCTCTTTCTCTAATGGCATGAGACATTCTCCCCCCAGGCTTGGAGACCCCTCAAGAAGACATGGGG GTTCTTCAGCAGGACGCCCGAATAATGCACTTAAAAACCCTAATGTTGTGGGCATGCATGAAAGAATAG GAAAAGATATGAAACCAGACGTGAACCAGGACAAAGCTTCTATCTTGATGCCCAAGTTGCCCCCTGTTACAGCCAAACCATCCAAACCAAAGACAACATCTGCTCCATCAGTGACAG CACCCAAGTATGAGACCTGGGAGAACTCTTCAAGTTTCAGCCCTGTCCCTGCTTCTAAAGTTGATGCCATGGGCAAAGAGCGCTACATTG CTCCACATGTGGTCTACAAGACAGATAAGAAGCCAGATGAACCTTGCTCCATCACCACCTCTCTAACTTACTTCCCCGAAGAGGAGGGTGGAGAACAAAATGTCACCAATCCTCCAAAAACAGCACCATCCAACCTCACCGTTGTAACAGTAGAAGGATGTCCCTCCTTCATTATTCTCGACTGGGAGAAAACAGATAATGAGACAACAG AGTATGAGGTCATCTCAACTACCAAAGGTCCTGATGGTGAACAGGTTTCCATTCTGACAACTAACCAGACACATACCGCTGTGGAAAACCTCAAACCAGAGAGCAG TTATGAATTCAAAGTGAAGCCAAAGAATGAGCTTGGTGAAGGGCCATCCAGTGAACCTGTATCCTTCAGCACAGAGTCTG CGGATCCTCGAGTGAGCGAAAACGTTTCAG GTAAAGATGCCATTTGGACACAGTTCCCTTTCAAAACCGACTCCTATTCTGAGTGCAATGGGAAGCAGTATGTGAAAAGGACATGGTACCGCAAATTTGTTGGTGTCCAACTCTGCAACTCCCTGCGGTACAAGATCTACCTGAGTGACTCTCTCAACG GCAAATTCCACAATATTGGAGACCAGACCGGTTTTGGTGAAGACCACTGCCAGTTTGTGGACTCATTCTTAGATGGCAGAACGGGAACTCAGCTTCCCGCAGACCAGCTACCATCCAGACCAG
- the abi3bpb gene encoding ABI family, member 3 (NESH) binding protein b isoform X4 — protein sequence MAGSTVLHLGFLLTLAGILLFACSSAQRVRVRRQNMKVRINATGDTIVLKFVRPNPDVKLEGYILGYGSSMFSKQFIQLPENGEPYETEIDAEPKYLVAVQPMPTNDVKKHCTGKVNLEKPLHLVIDSVTPTSVLLSWGTYLKTPYEGNIMNDCLEEGHYTIRYRERNRKWIYQTCSTSDTVIDNLKPNTPYEFGVRPNKDDRSGMWSKPVIHNTNMGDKIMQINYKHNRPIAKPLGGPHSPFPLRPVPNNISHPVPSKNTGIFGGPKTSFAPPMGQQGTVAAPRANEPKWPQLPLDTDSHVRNDSSQLVEIPRILPQLLPTKPFRSSASPTPQSLTSSTRAPLHGHPQNKAPSATQMPHGSSANGEHHKGLSFPKPALWSRARMGSSAGRPNNALKNPNVVGMHERIGKDMKPDVNQDKASILMPKLPPVTAKPSKPKTTSAPSVTAPKYETWENSSSFSPVPASKVDAMGKERYIAPHVVYKTDKKPDEPCSITTSLTYFPEEEGGEQNVTNPPKTAPSNLTVVTVEGCPSFIILDWEKTDNETTEYEVISTTKGPDGEQVSILTTNQTHTAVENLKPESSYEFKVKPKNELGEGPSSEPVSFSTESADPRVSENVSGKDAIWTQFPFKTDSYSECNGKQYVKRTWYRKFVGVQLCNSLRYKIYLSDSLNGKFHNIGDQTGFGEDHCQFVDSFLDGRTGTQLPADQLPSRPGFYRAMRQEPVHFGQIGGNSHVNYVAWYECGTPIPGKW from the exons ATGGCAGGCAGTACTGTCCTTCACTTGGGCTTCCTTCTGACGCTCGCAGGAATTCTCCTCTTCGCATGCAGTTCCGCACAAAGAGTTAGAG TAAGAAGACAAAATATGAAGGTTCGCATCAATGCCACCGGAGATACAATTGTTTTGAAGTTTGTTCGACCCAACCCTGATGTCAAACTTGAAGGCTACATCTTAGGCTATGGCTCCAGCATGTTCTCCAAACAGTTCATCCAGCTTCCAGAAAACGGAGAACCCTATGAGACAGAGATTG ATGCCGAGCCTAAGTACCTTGTGGCTGTTCAGCCAATGCCAACCAATGATGTTAAGAAGCACTGCACAG GTAAAGTGAACCTGGAGAAACCTCTTCACCTGGTGATTGATTCTGTCACACCAACATCTGTGCTTTTATCCTGGGGAACCTACTTAAAGACACCCTATGAGGGAAACATCATGAACGACTGCTTGGAGGAAGG GCACTACACCATACGCTACAGAGAAAGAAACAGGAAGTGGATCTACCAGACCTGCTCCACCTCTGATACCGTGATTGACAACCTCAAGCCCAACACACCCTATGAATTTGGTGTCCGACCCAACAAAGATGACCGAAGTGGAATGTGGAGTAAGCCAGTGATCCACAACACCAACATGGGAG ataaaatcaTGCAGATAAACTACAAGCACAACAGACCAATTGCGAAACCTTTG GGTGGACCTCACAGCCCGTTCCCACTTCGACCTG TTCCCAACAACATAAGCCACCCAGTGCCATCCAAAAACACAGGCATTTTTGGAGGTCCCAAGACATCTTTTG CGCCTCCAATGGGCCAGCAAGGAACTGTGGCTGCTCCAAGAGCCAATGAGCCAAAATGGCCTCAGCTCCCATTGG ATACAGACAGTCATGTTAGAAATGACTCCTCTCAGCTGGTGGAGATCCCCCGCATCCTTCCCCAACTCCTACCCACTAAACCCTTTCGTTCTTCAGCTTCCCCAACTCCCCAATCCCTTACCAGCAGTACCCGGGCACCCCTACATGGACATCCTCAAAACAAGGCACCTAGTGCCACTCAGATGCCACATGGTTCCTCTG CAAACGGTGAGCACCATAAAGGACTTTCTTTCCCCAAACCAGCCCTCTGGTCCAGAGCAAGAATGG GTTCTTCAGCAGGACGCCCGAATAATGCACTTAAAAACCCTAATGTTGTGGGCATGCATGAAAGAATAG GAAAAGATATGAAACCAGACGTGAACCAGGACAAAGCTTCTATCTTGATGCCCAAGTTGCCCCCTGTTACAGCCAAACCATCCAAACCAAAGACAACATCTGCTCCATCAGTGACAG CACCCAAGTATGAGACCTGGGAGAACTCTTCAAGTTTCAGCCCTGTCCCTGCTTCTAAAGTTGATGCCATGGGCAAAGAGCGCTACATTG CTCCACATGTGGTCTACAAGACAGATAAGAAGCCAGATGAACCTTGCTCCATCACCACCTCTCTAACTTACTTCCCCGAAGAGGAGGGTGGAGAACAAAATGTCACCAATCCTCCAAAAACAGCACCATCCAACCTCACCGTTGTAACAGTAGAAGGATGTCCCTCCTTCATTATTCTCGACTGGGAGAAAACAGATAATGAGACAACAG AGTATGAGGTCATCTCAACTACCAAAGGTCCTGATGGTGAACAGGTTTCCATTCTGACAACTAACCAGACACATACCGCTGTGGAAAACCTCAAACCAGAGAGCAG TTATGAATTCAAAGTGAAGCCAAAGAATGAGCTTGGTGAAGGGCCATCCAGTGAACCTGTATCCTTCAGCACAGAGTCTG CGGATCCTCGAGTGAGCGAAAACGTTTCAG GTAAAGATGCCATTTGGACACAGTTCCCTTTCAAAACCGACTCCTATTCTGAGTGCAATGGGAAGCAGTATGTGAAAAGGACATGGTACCGCAAATTTGTTGGTGTCCAACTCTGCAACTCCCTGCGGTACAAGATCTACCTGAGTGACTCTCTCAACG GCAAATTCCACAATATTGGAGACCAGACCGGTTTTGGTGAAGACCACTGCCAGTTTGTGGACTCATTCTTAGATGGCAGAACGGGAACTCAGCTTCCCGCAGACCAGCTACCATCCAGACCAG
- the abi3bpb gene encoding ABI family, member 3 (NESH) binding protein b isoform X6, whose amino-acid sequence MAGSTVLHLGFLLTLAGILLFACSSAQRVRVRRQNMKVRINATGDTIVLKFVRPNPDVKLEGYILGYGSSMFSKQFIQLPENGEPYETEIDAEPKYLVAVQPMPTNDVKKHCTGKVNLEKPLHLVIDSVTPTSVLLSWGTYLKTPYEGNIMNDCLEEGHYTIRYRERNRKWIYQTCSTSDTVIDNLKPNTPYEFGVRPNKDDRSGMWSKPVIHNTNMGDKIMQINYKHNRPIAKPLGGPHSPFPLRPVPNNISHPVPSKNTGIFGGPKTSFAPPMGQQGTVAAPRANEPKWPQLPLDTDSHVRNDSSQLVEIPRILPQLLPTKPFRSSASPTPQSLTSSTRAPLHGHPQNKAPSATQMPHGSSGSSAGRPNNALKNPNVVGMHERIGKDMKPDVNQDKASILMPKLPPVTAKPSKPKTTSAPSVTAPKYETWENSSSFSPVPASKVDAMGKERYIAPHVVYKTDKKPDEPCSITTSLTYFPEEEGGEQNVTNPPKTAPSNLTVVTVEGCPSFIILDWEKTDNETTEYEVISTTKGPDGEQVSILTTNQTHTAVENLKPESSYEFKVKPKNELGEGPSSEPVSFSTESADPRVSENVSGKDAIWTQFPFKTDSYSECNGKQYVKRTWYRKFVGVQLCNSLRYKIYLSDSLNGKFHNIGDQTGFGEDHCQFVDSFLDGRTGTQLPADQLPSRPGFYRAMRQEPVHFGQIGGNSHVNYVAWYECGTPIPGKW is encoded by the exons ATGGCAGGCAGTACTGTCCTTCACTTGGGCTTCCTTCTGACGCTCGCAGGAATTCTCCTCTTCGCATGCAGTTCCGCACAAAGAGTTAGAG TAAGAAGACAAAATATGAAGGTTCGCATCAATGCCACCGGAGATACAATTGTTTTGAAGTTTGTTCGACCCAACCCTGATGTCAAACTTGAAGGCTACATCTTAGGCTATGGCTCCAGCATGTTCTCCAAACAGTTCATCCAGCTTCCAGAAAACGGAGAACCCTATGAGACAGAGATTG ATGCCGAGCCTAAGTACCTTGTGGCTGTTCAGCCAATGCCAACCAATGATGTTAAGAAGCACTGCACAG GTAAAGTGAACCTGGAGAAACCTCTTCACCTGGTGATTGATTCTGTCACACCAACATCTGTGCTTTTATCCTGGGGAACCTACTTAAAGACACCCTATGAGGGAAACATCATGAACGACTGCTTGGAGGAAGG GCACTACACCATACGCTACAGAGAAAGAAACAGGAAGTGGATCTACCAGACCTGCTCCACCTCTGATACCGTGATTGACAACCTCAAGCCCAACACACCCTATGAATTTGGTGTCCGACCCAACAAAGATGACCGAAGTGGAATGTGGAGTAAGCCAGTGATCCACAACACCAACATGGGAG ataaaatcaTGCAGATAAACTACAAGCACAACAGACCAATTGCGAAACCTTTG GGTGGACCTCACAGCCCGTTCCCACTTCGACCTG TTCCCAACAACATAAGCCACCCAGTGCCATCCAAAAACACAGGCATTTTTGGAGGTCCCAAGACATCTTTTG CGCCTCCAATGGGCCAGCAAGGAACTGTGGCTGCTCCAAGAGCCAATGAGCCAAAATGGCCTCAGCTCCCATTGG ATACAGACAGTCATGTTAGAAATGACTCCTCTCAGCTGGTGGAGATCCCCCGCATCCTTCCCCAACTCCTACCCACTAAACCCTTTCGTTCTTCAGCTTCCCCAACTCCCCAATCCCTTACCAGCAGTACCCGGGCACCCCTACATGGACATCCTCAAAACAAGGCACCTAGTGCCACTCAGATGCCACATGGTTCCTCTG GTTCTTCAGCAGGACGCCCGAATAATGCACTTAAAAACCCTAATGTTGTGGGCATGCATGAAAGAATAG GAAAAGATATGAAACCAGACGTGAACCAGGACAAAGCTTCTATCTTGATGCCCAAGTTGCCCCCTGTTACAGCCAAACCATCCAAACCAAAGACAACATCTGCTCCATCAGTGACAG CACCCAAGTATGAGACCTGGGAGAACTCTTCAAGTTTCAGCCCTGTCCCTGCTTCTAAAGTTGATGCCATGGGCAAAGAGCGCTACATTG CTCCACATGTGGTCTACAAGACAGATAAGAAGCCAGATGAACCTTGCTCCATCACCACCTCTCTAACTTACTTCCCCGAAGAGGAGGGTGGAGAACAAAATGTCACCAATCCTCCAAAAACAGCACCATCCAACCTCACCGTTGTAACAGTAGAAGGATGTCCCTCCTTCATTATTCTCGACTGGGAGAAAACAGATAATGAGACAACAG AGTATGAGGTCATCTCAACTACCAAAGGTCCTGATGGTGAACAGGTTTCCATTCTGACAACTAACCAGACACATACCGCTGTGGAAAACCTCAAACCAGAGAGCAG TTATGAATTCAAAGTGAAGCCAAAGAATGAGCTTGGTGAAGGGCCATCCAGTGAACCTGTATCCTTCAGCACAGAGTCTG CGGATCCTCGAGTGAGCGAAAACGTTTCAG GTAAAGATGCCATTTGGACACAGTTCCCTTTCAAAACCGACTCCTATTCTGAGTGCAATGGGAAGCAGTATGTGAAAAGGACATGGTACCGCAAATTTGTTGGTGTCCAACTCTGCAACTCCCTGCGGTACAAGATCTACCTGAGTGACTCTCTCAACG GCAAATTCCACAATATTGGAGACCAGACCGGTTTTGGTGAAGACCACTGCCAGTTTGTGGACTCATTCTTAGATGGCAGAACGGGAACTCAGCTTCCCGCAGACCAGCTACCATCCAGACCAG
- the abi3bpb gene encoding ABI family, member 3 (NESH) binding protein b isoform X5, whose amino-acid sequence MAGSTVLHLGFLLTLAGILLFACSSAQRVRVRRQNMKVRINATGDTIVLKFVRPNPDVKLEGYILGYGSSMFSKQFIQLPENGEPYETEIDAEPKYLVAVQPMPTNDVKKHCTGKVNLEKPLHLVIDSVTPTSVLLSWGTYLKTPYEGNIMNDCLEEGHYTIRYRERNRKWIYQTCSTSDTVIDNLKPNTPYEFGVRPNKDDRSGMWSKPVIHNTNMGDKIMQINYKHNRPIAKPLGGPHSPFPLRPVPNNISHPVPSKNTGIFGGPKTSFAPPMGQQGTVAAPRANEPKWPQLPLGKNIRGDISSLPSKPANSVLTVTTRNQTSLGRNPFSFSNGMRHSPPRLGDPSRRHGANGEHHKGLSFPKPALWSRARMGSSAGRPNNALKNPNVVGMHERIGKDMKPDVNQDKASILMPKLPPVTAKPSKPKTTSAPSVTAPKYETWENSSSFSPVPASKVDAMGKERYIAPHVVYKTDKKPDEPCSITTSLTYFPEEEGGEQNVTNPPKTAPSNLTVVTVEGCPSFIILDWEKTDNETTEYEVISTTKGPDGEQVSILTTNQTHTAVENLKPESSYEFKVKPKNELGEGPSSEPVSFSTESADPRVSENVSGKDAIWTQFPFKTDSYSECNGKQYVKRTWYRKFVGVQLCNSLRYKIYLSDSLNGKFHNIGDQTGFGEDHCQFVDSFLDGRTGTQLPADQLPSRPGFYRAMRQEPVHFGQIGGNSHVNYVAWYECGTPIPGKW is encoded by the exons ATGGCAGGCAGTACTGTCCTTCACTTGGGCTTCCTTCTGACGCTCGCAGGAATTCTCCTCTTCGCATGCAGTTCCGCACAAAGAGTTAGAG TAAGAAGACAAAATATGAAGGTTCGCATCAATGCCACCGGAGATACAATTGTTTTGAAGTTTGTTCGACCCAACCCTGATGTCAAACTTGAAGGCTACATCTTAGGCTATGGCTCCAGCATGTTCTCCAAACAGTTCATCCAGCTTCCAGAAAACGGAGAACCCTATGAGACAGAGATTG ATGCCGAGCCTAAGTACCTTGTGGCTGTTCAGCCAATGCCAACCAATGATGTTAAGAAGCACTGCACAG GTAAAGTGAACCTGGAGAAACCTCTTCACCTGGTGATTGATTCTGTCACACCAACATCTGTGCTTTTATCCTGGGGAACCTACTTAAAGACACCCTATGAGGGAAACATCATGAACGACTGCTTGGAGGAAGG GCACTACACCATACGCTACAGAGAAAGAAACAGGAAGTGGATCTACCAGACCTGCTCCACCTCTGATACCGTGATTGACAACCTCAAGCCCAACACACCCTATGAATTTGGTGTCCGACCCAACAAAGATGACCGAAGTGGAATGTGGAGTAAGCCAGTGATCCACAACACCAACATGGGAG ataaaatcaTGCAGATAAACTACAAGCACAACAGACCAATTGCGAAACCTTTG GGTGGACCTCACAGCCCGTTCCCACTTCGACCTG TTCCCAACAACATAAGCCACCCAGTGCCATCCAAAAACACAGGCATTTTTGGAGGTCCCAAGACATCTTTTG CGCCTCCAATGGGCCAGCAAGGAACTGTGGCTGCTCCAAGAGCCAATGAGCCAAAATGGCCTCAGCTCCCATTGG GTAAGAACATCCGGGGAGACATCTCTTCTCTTCCATCCAAACCTGCCAATTCAGTCCTAACAGTGACCACCAGGAACCAGACATCACTGGGCAGAAACCCTTTCTCTTTCTCTAATGGCATGAGACATTCTCCCCCCAGGCTTGGAGACCCCTCAAGAAGACATGGGG CAAACGGTGAGCACCATAAAGGACTTTCTTTCCCCAAACCAGCCCTCTGGTCCAGAGCAAGAATGG GTTCTTCAGCAGGACGCCCGAATAATGCACTTAAAAACCCTAATGTTGTGGGCATGCATGAAAGAATAG GAAAAGATATGAAACCAGACGTGAACCAGGACAAAGCTTCTATCTTGATGCCCAAGTTGCCCCCTGTTACAGCCAAACCATCCAAACCAAAGACAACATCTGCTCCATCAGTGACAG CACCCAAGTATGAGACCTGGGAGAACTCTTCAAGTTTCAGCCCTGTCCCTGCTTCTAAAGTTGATGCCATGGGCAAAGAGCGCTACATTG CTCCACATGTGGTCTACAAGACAGATAAGAAGCCAGATGAACCTTGCTCCATCACCACCTCTCTAACTTACTTCCCCGAAGAGGAGGGTGGAGAACAAAATGTCACCAATCCTCCAAAAACAGCACCATCCAACCTCACCGTTGTAACAGTAGAAGGATGTCCCTCCTTCATTATTCTCGACTGGGAGAAAACAGATAATGAGACAACAG AGTATGAGGTCATCTCAACTACCAAAGGTCCTGATGGTGAACAGGTTTCCATTCTGACAACTAACCAGACACATACCGCTGTGGAAAACCTCAAACCAGAGAGCAG TTATGAATTCAAAGTGAAGCCAAAGAATGAGCTTGGTGAAGGGCCATCCAGTGAACCTGTATCCTTCAGCACAGAGTCTG CGGATCCTCGAGTGAGCGAAAACGTTTCAG GTAAAGATGCCATTTGGACACAGTTCCCTTTCAAAACCGACTCCTATTCTGAGTGCAATGGGAAGCAGTATGTGAAAAGGACATGGTACCGCAAATTTGTTGGTGTCCAACTCTGCAACTCCCTGCGGTACAAGATCTACCTGAGTGACTCTCTCAACG GCAAATTCCACAATATTGGAGACCAGACCGGTTTTGGTGAAGACCACTGCCAGTTTGTGGACTCATTCTTAGATGGCAGAACGGGAACTCAGCTTCCCGCAGACCAGCTACCATCCAGACCAG
- the abi3bpb gene encoding ABI family, member 3 (NESH) binding protein b isoform X8, giving the protein MAGSTVLHLGFLLTLAGILLFACSSAQRVRVRRQNMKVRINATGDTIVLKFVRPNPDVKLEGYILGYGSSMFSKQFIQLPENGEPYETEIDAEPKYLVAVQPMPTNDVKKHCTGKVNLEKPLHLVIDSVTPTSVLLSWGTYLKTPYEGNIMNDCLEEGHYTIRYRERNRKWIYQTCSTSDTVIDNLKPNTPYEFGVRPNKDDRSGMWSKPVIHNTNMGDKIMQINYKHNRPIAKPLGGPHSPFPLRPVPNNISHPVPSKNTGIFGGPKTSFAPPMGQQGTVAAPRANEPKWPQLPLGKNIRGDISSLPSKPANSVLTVTTRNQTSLGRNPFSFSNGMRHSPPRLGDPSRRHGGSSAGRPNNALKNPNVVGMHERIGKDMKPDVNQDKASILMPKLPPVTAKPSKPKTTSAPSVTAPKYETWENSSSFSPVPASKVDAMGKERYIAPHVVYKTDKKPDEPCSITTSLTYFPEEEGGEQNVTNPPKTAPSNLTVVTVEGCPSFIILDWEKTDNETTEYEVISTTKGPDGEQVSILTTNQTHTAVENLKPESSYEFKVKPKNELGEGPSSEPVSFSTESADPRVSENVSGKDAIWTQFPFKTDSYSECNGKQYVKRTWYRKFVGVQLCNSLRYKIYLSDSLNGKFHNIGDQTGFGEDHCQFVDSFLDGRTGTQLPADQLPSRPGFYRAMRQEPVHFGQIGGNSHVNYVAWYECGTPIPGKW; this is encoded by the exons ATGGCAGGCAGTACTGTCCTTCACTTGGGCTTCCTTCTGACGCTCGCAGGAATTCTCCTCTTCGCATGCAGTTCCGCACAAAGAGTTAGAG TAAGAAGACAAAATATGAAGGTTCGCATCAATGCCACCGGAGATACAATTGTTTTGAAGTTTGTTCGACCCAACCCTGATGTCAAACTTGAAGGCTACATCTTAGGCTATGGCTCCAGCATGTTCTCCAAACAGTTCATCCAGCTTCCAGAAAACGGAGAACCCTATGAGACAGAGATTG ATGCCGAGCCTAAGTACCTTGTGGCTGTTCAGCCAATGCCAACCAATGATGTTAAGAAGCACTGCACAG GTAAAGTGAACCTGGAGAAACCTCTTCACCTGGTGATTGATTCTGTCACACCAACATCTGTGCTTTTATCCTGGGGAACCTACTTAAAGACACCCTATGAGGGAAACATCATGAACGACTGCTTGGAGGAAGG GCACTACACCATACGCTACAGAGAAAGAAACAGGAAGTGGATCTACCAGACCTGCTCCACCTCTGATACCGTGATTGACAACCTCAAGCCCAACACACCCTATGAATTTGGTGTCCGACCCAACAAAGATGACCGAAGTGGAATGTGGAGTAAGCCAGTGATCCACAACACCAACATGGGAG ataaaatcaTGCAGATAAACTACAAGCACAACAGACCAATTGCGAAACCTTTG GGTGGACCTCACAGCCCGTTCCCACTTCGACCTG TTCCCAACAACATAAGCCACCCAGTGCCATCCAAAAACACAGGCATTTTTGGAGGTCCCAAGACATCTTTTG CGCCTCCAATGGGCCAGCAAGGAACTGTGGCTGCTCCAAGAGCCAATGAGCCAAAATGGCCTCAGCTCCCATTGG GTAAGAACATCCGGGGAGACATCTCTTCTCTTCCATCCAAACCTGCCAATTCAGTCCTAACAGTGACCACCAGGAACCAGACATCACTGGGCAGAAACCCTTTCTCTTTCTCTAATGGCATGAGACATTCTCCCCCCAGGCTTGGAGACCCCTCAAGAAGACATGGGG GTTCTTCAGCAGGACGCCCGAATAATGCACTTAAAAACCCTAATGTTGTGGGCATGCATGAAAGAATAG GAAAAGATATGAAACCAGACGTGAACCAGGACAAAGCTTCTATCTTGATGCCCAAGTTGCCCCCTGTTACAGCCAAACCATCCAAACCAAAGACAACATCTGCTCCATCAGTGACAG CACCCAAGTATGAGACCTGGGAGAACTCTTCAAGTTTCAGCCCTGTCCCTGCTTCTAAAGTTGATGCCATGGGCAAAGAGCGCTACATTG CTCCACATGTGGTCTACAAGACAGATAAGAAGCCAGATGAACCTTGCTCCATCACCACCTCTCTAACTTACTTCCCCGAAGAGGAGGGTGGAGAACAAAATGTCACCAATCCTCCAAAAACAGCACCATCCAACCTCACCGTTGTAACAGTAGAAGGATGTCCCTCCTTCATTATTCTCGACTGGGAGAAAACAGATAATGAGACAACAG AGTATGAGGTCATCTCAACTACCAAAGGTCCTGATGGTGAACAGGTTTCCATTCTGACAACTAACCAGACACATACCGCTGTGGAAAACCTCAAACCAGAGAGCAG TTATGAATTCAAAGTGAAGCCAAAGAATGAGCTTGGTGAAGGGCCATCCAGTGAACCTGTATCCTTCAGCACAGAGTCTG CGGATCCTCGAGTGAGCGAAAACGTTTCAG GTAAAGATGCCATTTGGACACAGTTCCCTTTCAAAACCGACTCCTATTCTGAGTGCAATGGGAAGCAGTATGTGAAAAGGACATGGTACCGCAAATTTGTTGGTGTCCAACTCTGCAACTCCCTGCGGTACAAGATCTACCTGAGTGACTCTCTCAACG GCAAATTCCACAATATTGGAGACCAGACCGGTTTTGGTGAAGACCACTGCCAGTTTGTGGACTCATTCTTAGATGGCAGAACGGGAACTCAGCTTCCCGCAGACCAGCTACCATCCAGACCAG